The following proteins are co-located in the Helicoverpa armigera isolate CAAS_96S chromosome 23, ASM3070526v1, whole genome shotgun sequence genome:
- the LOC110376787 gene encoding uncharacterized protein LOC110376787, producing MNKENSRSAAGLRRSAIAERIRLREEWSALKEVDTATTSNAERALRKKPGNPRCTPGTSSKKQTTSSSQKKEPTKPMLGSNNALRGVVAMVDVGAESKALPLRCALAALGATVLSDWSPLVTHLVWTDSGCRATRAKARALACKLVSPLWVEACAASNKKLSERTFPAASRQSDLPSPRTLRQLLKRAEMENVPLVDLLSDKEDDKDRPKLRISSDTSTDKTTDTSGDTVELESRVNTAPRRPLEEPSVREPPKSRRKLFTHKEAEDLTTDDESDKETTTKNKLHQSKLTQREKRDLARAERMAKKLLASCHPQRNNNNNVHIHATQEHLKPKIVLTGMTRPERQAITKCIQQLGGVIQKSVNKRTTHVLLGSCTNVTACTNHASNVTGITSHCDLSKSTCWTDATDKRARTCNALLGAARGCRVLHARWAVRAAGEGRWLHHVGFEVQHLRKICQKARVERNALGRQRSEYAYDIFNGMRVHLKPNADQKDAAMQLLTLCGASVNTIGPNNTQNIGPNIRTQIGPNTQTKIGPDFRTQVGPNIRTQIGPKIRTQVGPNIQTQVGPNIRTQIGPNIRTQVGPNIQTQVGPNIRTQIGPNDNSLYDVVVGSGLGEVNSKWVFDSVAAGRMRTTRRYVNLNSFVGDNDDDR from the exons atgaataaagaaaatagcAGAAGCGCAGCAGGCCTG CGCCGCTCAGCAATAGCAGAGAGAATCCGCCTGAGAGAAGAATGGTCAGCCTTGAAAGAAGTAGACACTGCAACTACTTCTAATGCTGAGAGGGCTCTGAGGAAGAAACCTGGTAACCCTCGATGTACTCCTGGTACTTCTAGCAAGAAGCAAACAACTAGTAGTAGTCAGAAAAAG GAGCCAACAAAACCAATGCTAGGTTCAAACAACGCTCTCCGAGGAGTCGTGGCTATGGTAGATGTAGGCGCGGAGAGCAAGGCTTTGCCCCTGCGCTGTGCACTGGCAGCTCTGGGCGCCACCGTGCTGAGCGACTGGAGCCCACTGGTCACACATCTTGTGTGGACTGATA GTGGTTGTAGAGCAACTCGAGCTAAAGCCCGTGCTCTGGCCTGCAAGCTAGTGTCCCCACTGTGGGTGGAGGCCTGTGCAGCCTCTAACAAGAAGCTCAGTGAGAGAACCTTCCCGGCTGCCTCCAGGCAATCTGATCTGCCTTCACCGAGGACTTTGAGACAGTTGCTG AAACGAGCAGAAATGGAAAACGTACCACTAGTAGACCTACTATCCGACAAGGAAGATGACAAAGACAGGCCCAAACTGAGGATATCTTCCGACACCAGCACTGATAAGACCACTGATACTTCCGGAGACACTGTTG AGCTAGAATCTCGTGTGAACACAGCGCCCCGACGTCCGCTAGAGGAGCCGTCAGTGCGCGAGCCGCCCAAGTCCAGACGCAAACTGTTCACGCATAAAGAGGCTGAGGATTTGACTACTGATGATGAATCTG ataAAGAAACAACAACTAAAAACAAACTTCACCAAAGCAAACTAACACAGCGCGAGAAAAGGGACCTAGCCCGCGCTGAGCGCATGGCCAAGAAGCTGCTCGCCTCCTGCCATCCACAGCGgaacaacaataataatgtaCACATACACGCTACACAGGAACATTTGAAGCCTAAAATT GTGCTAACCGGCATGACCCGTCCCGAACGTCAGGCTATAACAAAGTGTATACAACAACTGGGCGGCGTCATACAGAAGAGCGTGAACAAACGTACGACGCACGTGTTACTGGGCTCCTGTACCAACGTTACCGCCTGTACTAACCATGCTTCTAATGTTACTG GTATAACATCCCACTGCGACCTAAGCAAGTCAACATGTTGGACCGACGCCACCGACAAGCGAGCTCGAACATGCAACGCCCTGCTCGGCGCAGCTCGGGGCTGCAGAGTGTTGCACGCGAGGTGGGCGGTGCGGGCTGCCGGGGAGGGGAGGTGGCTGCATCATGTCGGCTTTGAGGTACAGCATCTGAGGAAGATCTGTCAg aaAGCCCGCGTCGAACGCAACGCCCTCGGCCGACAACGTTCAGAATACGCGTACGATATCTTCAACGGAATGCGAGTACATTTGAAACCAAACGCCGACCAAAAGGACGCCGCTATGCAACTACTAACATTATGTGGCGCTTCTGTCAATACTATAGGACCAAATAACACACAAAACATTGGTCCTAACATACGAACACAAATTGGTCCTAACACCCAAACAAAAATTGGTCCTGATTTCCGAACACAAGTTGGTCCTAACATCCGAACACAAATTGGTCCTAAAATCAGAACACAAGTTGGTCCTAACATTCAAACACAGGTTGGTCCTAACATCCGAACACAAATTGGTCCTAACATCAGAACACAAGTTGGTCCTAACATTCAAACACAGGTTGGTCCTAACATCCGAACACAAATTGGTCCTAATGATAATAGTCTATATGATGTGGTAGTGGGTTCGGGTTTGGGTGAAGTAAATTCTAAGTGGGTTTTTGATAGCGTGGCTGCGGGTAGAATGAGGACTACTAGAAGATATGTTAATttgaatagttttgttggtgataatgatgatgataggtgA
- the LOC110376773 gene encoding Bardet-Biedl syndrome 5 protein homolog, with protein MSKSKTGAVWEDREVLFDLPFTYLRLRPGEKIFDRIEPIEDTKGNSGTKGRMVVTNLRIIWHSMASPRINLSIGLNCILSTNTKVVNSGLRGTTQALNVLAAYKSNKYEFIFTNLSPNCVRHYTSVAGVHKAYTASRMYRDLKLRGAIIHNKQLRMLPLEKICLNEHSIWNLSSDSGNLGTLVVTNVRIVWVADVNDAFNVSMPYITVESIAVKDSKFGEALVFVVRPQSGGYVLGFRADPRERLRPLVTELQALHQAYTEKPIFGIELTWHNEDTKPDVDDIEELEEIGEPRGEMGPNLYLASQMAQNKGDAESPPVYSPYLGLAIEPLKEGFTLKSLFEVQTTS; from the exons ATGTCTAAATCAAAGACTGGAGCCGTTTGGGAAGATAGAGAAGTCTTATTTGATTTGCCTTTTac ttaccTAAGACTACGGCCCGGCGAGAAGATATTCGATAGGATCGAACCTATCGAAGATACGAAGGGTAACAGTGGGACTAAGGGTCGGATGGTGGTAACCAACCTGCGGATCATATGGCACTCCATGGCTTCTCCGAGGATTAATTTGT CGATCGGTCTAAACTGCATCCTCTCAACGAACACAAAGGTTGTAAACTCTGGTCTTCGTGGCACGACTCAGGCTCTAAACGTGCTGGCTGCTtacaagtcaaataaatatGAGTTTATATTCACAAATCTGTCTCCTAACTGTGTGAGGCACTATACTTCTGTTGCTGGGGTGCATAA gGCATACACAGCTTCTCGTATGTACAGAGACTTAAAACTGAGAGGAGCTATTATACACAACAAACAGTTACGGATGCTGCCACTGGAGAAG ATATGTCTAAACGAGCACAGCATCTGGAACTTATCGAGTGACTCCGGCAACCTGGGCACTCTGGTAGTCACCAACGTCAGGATAGTCTGGGTCGCAGACGTCAATGATGCCTTCAACGTGTCCATGCCGTATATTACTGTTGAAAGC ataGCCGTCAAAGATTCCAAATTTGGCGAAGCCCTAGTGTTTGTAGTGCGACCACAATCAGGAGGCTATGTGTTAGGATTCAGGGCTGACCCTCGGGAGAGACTGCGACCTTTGGTGACCGAGTTACAGGCGTTGCATCAAGCTTACACTGAGAAACCTATATTTGGAATAGAATTAACTTGGCATAATGAG GATACAAAGCCTGATGTCGATGATATAGAAGAACTGGAAGAAATTGGTGAGCCAAGAGGCGAAATGGGGCCAAATTTATACTTAGCCTCGCAAATGGCTCAAAATAAAGGAGATGCAGAAAGCCCACCTGTGTACAGTCCATATTTAGGTCTGGCCATCGAGCCATTGAAAGAAGGATTTACtttaaagagtttgtttgaagttCAGACCACGTCATAA